Sequence from the Methanosarcina siciliae T4/M genome:
GGATAGTAAACATTTATGACCTTTTTCCGGTAAGCCTCAAGGATTTTGTTCTCGTCTCCCGCCTTCGCGTACCTGGCAGTAATGAACCTGCGGTTTTCAACGGAATTTTTGTACAGGTCGTGGAGAAGGTTGATAAGTTCTTTCTGATCTGTTTCTTGAAACAATTTCTTCAGTTCAGACCATTTTAAAGTTGCTTCTTCTGCCATGCTTTTCTCACAATTCGTCTTCATCGATTGTATTTTTAGAAAAATACGTCAATAAGCAAGAGGAGAGTCTTTATAAAATCAGGATGTTCTGTAAACACCATCATGATGTGCAAAATCCCAGAATATAACTTTGTCTTCCGATTCAACAATTTCAAAAACGAGAACAAACGACTTATCAATATGTACCCGTCTCAGACCTTTCATATCGTGCCTTAATGGTTTGAAACGGTGAGGGTTGTCAAGGATTTCACTCATTTTGTTCAGCAGGATTTCAAAACGCTCTTTGTCTTTTTTTTGAATTTTTTCCAGATCTCTTTCAAGGTGCCTGCTGATTTCATACGAATATCTCAAAGCTTTACCCCGAATTTCTTTTCAAATTCGCTTCCCGAAATAGTCCCCTCTTTTTTGATCTCGTCCAGTCTCTCAATGTATTCTTCTCTTACAGGGTGCAGCTCGCTGTCAATCAGCTCAAGGCTTTCCTCGATTTCGAGAATTTTTGTTTTCAGGAAATCCAGGTCATCCGATATTTTCTTTAGCAGCTCTGTTTCGGTCATGTTTTCACATAGATATTTTGCGTCTGGATGATATTTATAAGTGGTTATGAAGGCTTCATTCGGGGTTTTCAAAAAAAATCTTCAACGTCCTCAATAAGTAATTCTACGTCGTCTTCAAATCCCCAGCCTATCCTTTCTGATTTTTTTCTAATTTCAAAAAGCCTTTTCTTAAACCGAGGATAAAGGTCTTTTCCTTCAGGTTTTTTTAAGAAGGTGCAGAATTTTACAAGCATGTCAATGATTTTGTTGTAGAATTTCTCGTCTATATCCCCGTATTCGTTGGTAAAACCCCCCCGTTTTCAACATAGAAAAGCATCAACTCCATTTTTCCTTCAAGATCCCCCGATACTTTCCAGTAGCTGTCAATTCCCTTTTCTTACGCGAATATCCAGATCAGAAACGTCTATTTCTCCTGAAATGAGTTTGGGAAGAATATTGCGGGTTTCTTTAATAATGTGTGGGTTAGAAGGATTGCATCCAGAGTAAAGATTATTGAAGATCCAGAAGAAAGCGATGAAATCGTAAGAACGAAAATTGTTGATGCCTGCTCAAGTTCAGGGGTTTCGGCAATTAAGTTTAATCAAGGAGCTTGGTACCTGGGACATAATTCTTTTGATGTACTTATTGAGAACTTGGAAAGAGTATAAATATTGAAATATGTTTTTTCAAATCTGTTTCCTTTTTTCCCTTGACTTCAAATCTAAACCCCAACTCTTTTCCATCTCAAGAACTTTTTTCTCCTTCTCCCCCGGAATTCCCACTGCCGGAATTCCCGCTGTTGACATGGTTTCTTGTATGGAGCTGCCAGTAGCGGTCGTAGAGTGTGATGATCAGGGTCAGGAGCAGGACGAAGAAGAGTGTGTTTTCGAGGTTTATTGAGCCGTCGTATGTGGGGAGGAAGAAGTCAAATAGGAGGACGAGGCCCAGGTTTACTATCGACATCACGATAAACTCCTGCATGATAGACTTCCAGTGTCTTCCGCGCCGGGACAGCCAGTGGCTCAGGGCTGTGTTTATCACGACAAAAACAGCTACACTAATAGCTAGCTGGAGGTTAGTTGCCCTCACGCCTGGAAGTATCTGGGCAAAGATTATGCCAAGGAGGGATATCAGCGCTATTTTCTCAAGCACCTGTTTGTTAATGAGGCGCTCCCGCTCCTTTTTCACTTCCTCTGGCAGGGGGGCGAGTACCGGAGCCCCTGCCACGGGTAAGGCTTCGATTTGAAGGCCAGGACGGGTAGGAGGCAGATCCCGGATTAGCCACCAGGCCAGGCCGAGAATGAATATTGCATAAGCAATCAGGATGAAGGCGTTTGAGGGATTGGCTTTGATCCAATCGGTGGTGTCCATCTGAGCGACGTGGATCCAGTATTCCTGAGGGAGCTTTATGAAAACCCAGATAAGGGCTGCGGCAGTTATCAGTTTGCTTTTCGTCAGCACCTTCGGGTCCCATTTCAGGCGGATGGTCTCATAGAAGATGAAGAAGTACTCGAAGGTGTTGGGGAAAATAAGAAGCAGAGGACGCAGATGTACGAGTTCGAAGATCGCAACGCCTACCAGCCGGTAGTAGAAGAGGAAGCGGTCCAGTTTGAAGGCGTAGAGGTTCGACCAGTTACGTAGGGTCGAAAGATAAGTGATACTCAGGTAATAGATGTCAAGAGCCTTGTCATATCCCTGGTAGCCTTCAAGGGGCAGGTTCGTAAACAGCTGAAAGATAGTCTGGTCCACTGCGTCAAGGATCAGGGAGGCAAGCACGCCGGGAAGAGGATAGCGCGGAATGGAAAGCGGTATTAAGAAGCGGGCTATAACCACAGCCCAGAAGATCACCAAATCCGAAGTTTCTACCATGAAGTTCGACCCCCCTAATCAATTTCGGCAATGTTAAGTCCGATCTGCTAAAGTGGACCTCTCAAAATAGATCTGTTGAAGCATACCCGCTAATTCAGACCCGCCATACCCCGAAAACAGGCCTGATTGATACCCTTTTTCTTTAATTTCTTCTCCCGCTTCCTTCCGGCTATTGCTGCCAGAAAATACAATGGGAATTGTAAGATTTTGTAGTGCAGTTGCGTATATTCCTATTTTAATAAAATATGGGTATATTTCTATAAAAGTATTTCATATCAAAATACTTGCTTTAAATGCACAGATGGCTGGCCTGAAAGAGCTCCTTTCTTGAATGAGGCTTTTAAATCCTCTTTTCCTGTTGAAAAATCGGTTTAGAAGGTTCGATTAAGAATTAATGGTATTTGAGTGCAGAACCAATGTTCCTTGAAAGCCTTAAAATCCTAAAAATTAAGGGTAAGAATGTGGGTGTTATAGGGTGTTATAAGAAGGGTCATAGGGTGTTATAAGAAAGCGGATGTTTCACCGAATTGCGCCACCCGAATTGCGCCTCGGGAGTACGCGGTCCGTTTCGCTGCGCTCAAGCGGACTAAATAATAGATCAATCTGAGCCTTACAACCGTACTCACTATATTGAGTCGTCCTTGTCCCGCTCGGCGCAGGAGAGCGGTCTTTCTCAAAAAGACAAAAACGAAGAAAAAGAGCACGTAAATAAGAATCAAAACAACATGCCAGCAATTAAAAGCTTCTGAGACGCTTGCGAGTGAAAAAGAAAACAGCAGGTCAAAAGGCAGAAATTTTGGTCTTGTTTCTCTTTAATTTCTGCTTCTTTTTCTCCTTTTTGTGAAGGGCCGCCAGACAAGCTGGCGGAGGCGCTGATATATACCTGTGAATTTAAAAGACGTTTCCGGGGTTAGGAAGGTGTTCTTTAGTGCTGGGCATTTCTTCAGTGTATTTTTCTCTTAATTGCGGTGATGGTTTGCAGGACGCTTTTAATCTGGTTGGCGGGCAGGCTCAGGTCCCGTGCAGCGCAGGGACATAATAATGAAAACTTCCAGCTCCCGGCACCGGAACAGACCAGTTATTAATCCGGGCCTACCGATGTTTTAAATAATTTCCAGAAAAACCCTGTTAAGGAAATATCCGGGGAATATGATCCGTTCAAGGAGGTGATACGTATTCCCAGCGCATATGATAATCGAAGAGGTTCGGTAATAGTTGACACTGATGAAGGGGTTTTACTTGTAAGCAGTTCGGGAGGCTACTATCGGCTTCCCGGAGGAAAACCTAAACGAGGGGAAGCAAGTATCCAGGCGGCAATCCGGGAACTGAGGGAAGAGACCGGGCTGCGGGCATATGAAGTGAAATATTTGTTTAAATTCCATGCGTCCAAGATTTTCCGTATCAAGGGGAAGGGAACGCCGACACCGTCAGACGAGATACACCATTTCGTGTTTTTCAAGCCTGGTAAGGATATGAAGGTAAGAGTTTCCGAAAACACACTCAAAATATTGAAAAGATATTATAACTTGAATTCCGATTCGGATCATCATGAGCGATTCAAAAAAGGCCAGAAGTCTTGAGTTTGCAGCCTACCATATGCATGCAATTGGCTACCCTATTGAGAAAGCCGAAATTGTCAGATCCGGGCTTCATAAGGAATTGAAGGAGACTAAAAAAGCCAGGGTTCCAAGGGAGGCTCAAAACGCTTCATGTCTCCGGAACCATGAAAATTAACAGGAAATTTAGTCATGAAAATTAACCGCGAAGTTTAACTCCTTATTTTTCAGGTATGCATTAAAGAAGAAATCTAATACCTTAATTTTCAGGGGAATATTTAAGAAGAGAACAACTTTTTAACCTCCTTTTGTGTTTTTATTTCTGTTTATCTCTATTGAATGACATATTTCGGTTGGTTTTAGTGTCTCCAACACCGCTGCCGATCCTTGTAAAGTCCTCATACGGTCTTCACAAGACCCTGATAGAAGCCTTATAATATCCGCACAAGATCCGCACAAACAGTCTGAGTTGATTACCATGCACCCGAAAACCCGGCAAATCCTTGAAATTTTCGAGGAGATCAACAAAATCCCGCGCTGTTCGAAGCACGAAGAAAAGCTTTCCCTCTGGCTGCAGGAATGGGGCAGATCCAGAGGCTTTGAGGTAAAAACCGATGCAGTAAAGAATGTCCTCATCAAAGTCCCGGCTACTCCGGGGTATGAAAATTCTCCCGGAATTGTGCTGCAGGGGCACATGGACATGGTCTGTGAGAAGAGCAAAGACTCCAAACATGACTTTTCCAGGGACCCTATCAGGTGTGTGTATGACGGGGACTGGTTGAAGGGAGATGGGACTTCAATAGGTGCGGACAACGGGATCGCACTTGCAATCGGAATGGCGCTGGCAGAAGCCGGAAAAATAGGAGAGATAGAGCATCCTCCTCTCGAACTTCTTTTTACGGTTGATGAAGAAACCGGGCTGACAGGAGCCAGCGGGCTTGACGAAGGTTTTTTTGAAGGCAGAATTCTGCTGAACCTGGATTCGGAGGATGAGGGCGAACTTATAGTCGGGTGTGCAGGAGGGCAGAATTCCCGGGTTACCCTGCCTGTTGAATGGGAGCCGTTTGACTATGGAAAAGAAGGCGGGTTCGGGCTCTTCAGGCTCTCTATTGAAGGGCTTGAAGGAGGACACTCAGGGGTTGAGATTCACAGACAGCGGGCAAATGGGATTCAGTTGCTTGCAAGGCTGCTGGTAAGCCTTAAGGAAAAAACCGGACAAAAAAACCTCAGGCTTGTCTTCTTCAGCGGCGGGAATGTCCATAATGCAATTCCGAACTATGCAGAGGCATTTCTTGCCCTTCCCAGGAGTAAGAAAGAGGAGGCAGAAGCCTTTATCTCCGGGTTTCAGCAAACGCTCATGGAGGAGTATGCGGAATCCGATCCTGAAATCACTCTTGAACTTAAAGAGGTTGAGAACAGAGTTATCTTTGAGACCGCCGGAGGTAAGGTTAAAAGAAAAGAATTGCCTGCAGCAAGGGTCTTTTCGGC
This genomic interval carries:
- the pepD gene encoding beta-Ala-His dipeptidase is translated as MHPKTRQILEIFEEINKIPRCSKHEEKLSLWLQEWGRSRGFEVKTDAVKNVLIKVPATPGYENSPGIVLQGHMDMVCEKSKDSKHDFSRDPIRCVYDGDWLKGDGTSIGADNGIALAIGMALAEAGKIGEIEHPPLELLFTVDEETGLTGASGLDEGFFEGRILLNLDSEDEGELIVGCAGGQNSRVTLPVEWEPFDYGKEGGFGLFRLSIEGLEGGHSGVEIHRQRANGIQLLARLLVSLKEKTGQKNLRLVFFSGGNVHNAIPNYAEAFLALPRSKKEEAEAFISGFQQTLMEEYAESDPEITLELKEVENRVIFETAGGKVKRKELPAARVFSAGTEERLLGVLLGLPHGVYRLSDTIPGLVETSNNLAIVRTREDEVKILSSQRSSVMSRLDEITGKVETVAKLAGARAEHEYGYPAWEPDLRSGLLTKCRQAYAEAFGKEPKIRVVHAGLECGVIGSKCECIEMISFGPTIKDPHTPAERIFIPSIEKVWFFLENLLKSYR
- a CDS encoding type II toxin-antitoxin system mRNA interferase toxin, RelE/StbE family; the encoded protein is MRYSYEISRHLERDLEKIQKKDKERFEILLNKMSEILDNPHRFKPLRHDMKGLRRVHIDKSFVLVFEIVESEDKVIFWDFAHHDGVYRTS
- a CDS encoding NUDIX domain-containing protein; its protein translation is MIRIPSAYDNRRGSVIVDTDEGVLLVSSSGGYYRLPGGKPKRGEASIQAAIRELREETGLRAYEVKYLFKFHASKIFRIKGKGTPTPSDEIHHFVFFKPGKDMKVRVSENTLKILKRYYNLNSDSDHHERFKKGQKS